One window of Cystobacter fuscus DSM 2262 genomic DNA carries:
- a CDS encoding serine/threonine-protein kinase yields the protein MDSTHTWLAHSEPPAPTDSLKEGSVIAGRFTVETLAGRGGMGTVYRATDALSGQHVALKLLHPGSSSDSPRRFTREAELLSTLRHPGIVSYIAHGLSEQGRPFLVMEWLEGEDLSQRLARQPLSLAETLSLLRHATQALVVAHQHGIIHRDLKPSNLFLRQGRPEQVLLLDFGLARHVMPSSAMTAGKMLLGTPGYMAPEQVSSQTQLTSSVDIFSLGCVLYECLTGQPPFRAPHMMAALAKILFTEPVPPRQLRPELPVALQELLERMLAKDPSRRLPDAMALRGALEQLLSHLEEGAGAAAPVGAPLPSFAEAGRQLVTVLMAAPRTPVEQGSAEHLSRQALRDSLYTLLAPQGARVELLANGALVLTLVASLGSATDPATLAARCALSVVARWPEAIVVLTTGLGTLASHLPVGEAMDRAGQLLRQAEPMPPAASTPVLLDEVTAGLLRSGFRLTRVPSGLILLHGDPLGADESCLLLGKPTPCVGREHELALLDMTYERCVEESTAQAVLMTAPAGVGKSRLRHEFLRRLERHASAPLVLLGRGDPMSAGSADGLLGQALRQLCGISGGEPLEERRARFSRRLSQHLPPARAQEVVEFLGELCSLPFPDEHSPRLHAARADPRLMSIHMGRALVAFLKAECAHHPVLLVLEDLHWGDMLSVRLMDEALRELSEQPFLVLALARPELEQLLPGPWTQRLQSVPLRGLSRKASARLVHEVLGSHVPDALVDKLVEQAAGNALFLEELIRGQAEGGGEGTPETVLAMLQARLGRLEPGARRVLLAASFFGRTFWSGGVRALLGGDVVAEELRSWLQYLVEQEWIQPRSASCFPGEDEYLFRHALVRDAVYGLIPDAQKPPGHQRVGAWLEQAGESDPRVLAEHASLGGQPERAAHFHAEAADRLYARHDMPGTLRCVEAALACAAEGPVRVRLLALRAMAIAWVEGFAVMFDLGLPVLPQLEPGDAMWCKLMGLLICGGGLLGRHEEMVRLGQLLLRTTPEPGVKAAYIEALAQQCCAAAWVGDREQATLLLERMAEVGTQQLEREPVTRGWLGLAQNFVHYALEGRFWRAFVSAQQSTSSFLEAGSESGSHTPRSLGGQALAALGDLPGAEEQLRACLGSAREEGQSLSLSVVRTHLSTTLSHGPTPAHWEDAVTLAREEMAGVSPLLHAGWVQAALARVAVHRGEWAEAEAQARGACEVLAPYPPYRLFARALLATSLLSQGRTAEAREQAMLATRELDVLGGEGAASIDVHLTLAEVCLSEGDSEQGEAALRRAVRCVHGCARDIPDEAARERFLRQVPGNARVLALARQRWGTEEGDGVGV from the coding sequence ATGGACAGCACCCACACCTGGCTGGCGCACTCCGAGCCACCCGCCCCGACGGATTCGTTGAAGGAGGGCAGTGTCATCGCCGGCCGCTTCACGGTGGAAACCCTCGCGGGCCGAGGGGGGATGGGAACTGTCTATCGGGCCACCGATGCGCTCTCCGGCCAGCACGTGGCGCTCAAGCTGCTGCACCCCGGCTCCAGCTCCGACTCTCCTCGTCGCTTCACCCGCGAGGCCGAGCTGCTCTCCACGCTGCGCCACCCGGGCATCGTCTCCTACATCGCCCATGGCCTCTCCGAGCAGGGGCGGCCCTTTCTCGTCATGGAGTGGCTGGAGGGCGAGGATTTGTCTCAGCGCCTCGCGCGCCAACCCCTGAGCCTGGCCGAGACGCTGTCCCTGCTCCGCCACGCCACCCAGGCACTCGTGGTGGCCCACCAGCACGGCATCATCCACCGCGACCTCAAGCCCTCCAACCTCTTCCTTCGCCAGGGCCGCCCCGAGCAGGTGCTGCTGCTGGACTTTGGTCTGGCTCGCCATGTGATGCCCTCCTCCGCCATGACGGCCGGCAAGATGCTGCTGGGCACCCCCGGCTACATGGCGCCAGAGCAGGTCTCCAGCCAGACCCAGCTCACCTCCAGCGTCGACATCTTCTCGCTGGGCTGCGTCCTCTACGAGTGCCTCACCGGCCAGCCACCCTTCCGCGCGCCCCACATGATGGCGGCCCTGGCGAAGATCCTCTTCACCGAGCCCGTGCCGCCGCGCCAGCTCCGCCCGGAGCTGCCCGTGGCCTTGCAGGAGTTGCTCGAGCGCATGCTGGCCAAGGATCCCTCGCGCCGGCTGCCGGATGCCATGGCCCTGCGCGGCGCGCTGGAGCAGCTGCTCTCCCACCTGGAGGAGGGCGCTGGTGCCGCCGCGCCCGTGGGCGCTCCTCTTCCCAGCTTCGCCGAGGCGGGGCGGCAACTGGTCACCGTGCTGATGGCCGCGCCGCGTACCCCCGTGGAGCAAGGCTCCGCGGAGCATCTCTCGCGCCAGGCGCTCCGCGACTCGCTGTACACCCTGCTCGCTCCCCAGGGGGCTCGCGTGGAGTTGCTGGCCAACGGCGCCCTGGTGCTCACCCTCGTGGCGTCCCTCGGCTCGGCCACGGATCCCGCCACGCTCGCCGCCCGCTGCGCGCTCTCCGTGGTGGCGCGCTGGCCCGAGGCCATCGTGGTGCTCACCACGGGCCTCGGCACGCTCGCTTCCCACCTGCCCGTGGGCGAGGCCATGGATCGCGCGGGCCAGTTGCTGCGGCAGGCGGAGCCGATGCCCCCGGCTGCCTCCACTCCCGTACTGCTGGACGAGGTGACGGCGGGGCTGCTCCGCTCCGGCTTCCGGCTCACCCGCGTTCCCTCCGGTCTCATCCTGCTGCACGGCGATCCACTGGGCGCCGACGAGTCGTGCCTCCTGCTGGGCAAGCCCACCCCTTGCGTGGGCCGTGAGCACGAGCTGGCGCTGCTCGACATGACCTATGAACGTTGCGTGGAGGAGTCCACCGCCCAGGCCGTGCTGATGACGGCTCCCGCCGGCGTGGGCAAGTCCCGGCTGCGTCACGAGTTCCTGCGCCGCCTGGAGCGCCACGCCTCCGCTCCCCTGGTGCTGCTCGGCCGGGGCGATCCCATGAGCGCGGGCTCGGCGGATGGCCTGCTGGGCCAGGCCCTGCGCCAGCTGTGTGGCATCTCCGGGGGAGAACCGCTCGAGGAGCGCCGGGCCCGGTTCTCGCGGCGTCTGTCCCAGCACCTGCCGCCTGCTCGAGCTCAGGAGGTGGTGGAGTTCCTCGGTGAGCTGTGCTCCCTTCCCTTCCCCGACGAGCACAGCCCACGCCTGCACGCCGCGCGAGCGGACCCACGGCTGATGAGCATCCACATGGGTCGCGCGTTGGTGGCCTTCCTGAAGGCCGAGTGCGCGCACCACCCGGTGCTGCTGGTGCTGGAGGATCTGCACTGGGGGGACATGCTCTCCGTGCGACTCATGGACGAGGCGCTACGGGAACTCTCCGAGCAGCCCTTCCTGGTGCTGGCCCTGGCGCGGCCCGAGCTGGAGCAGTTGCTTCCCGGGCCGTGGACGCAGCGGCTGCAGTCCGTGCCCCTGCGTGGGTTGAGCCGCAAGGCCAGCGCTCGGTTGGTGCATGAGGTGCTGGGCTCGCACGTGCCGGACGCGCTCGTCGACAAGCTCGTGGAGCAGGCCGCGGGCAATGCCCTGTTCCTGGAGGAACTCATCCGCGGTCAGGCGGAGGGCGGAGGCGAGGGGACGCCGGAGACCGTGCTGGCCATGTTGCAGGCGCGCCTGGGGCGGTTGGAGCCCGGGGCCCGTCGGGTGTTGCTGGCCGCCAGCTTCTTCGGTCGTACCTTCTGGTCCGGCGGGGTGAGGGCGCTGCTGGGCGGTGACGTGGTGGCCGAGGAGCTGCGGAGCTGGTTGCAGTACCTGGTGGAGCAGGAGTGGATACAGCCACGGTCGGCCAGCTGCTTTCCCGGCGAAGACGAGTACCTCTTCCGCCACGCGCTGGTGCGCGACGCCGTCTACGGGCTCATTCCCGACGCCCAGAAGCCCCCGGGCCATCAGCGGGTGGGGGCGTGGCTGGAGCAGGCCGGAGAGAGCGACCCGCGGGTGCTCGCCGAGCACGCCTCGCTGGGAGGACAACCCGAGCGCGCCGCCCACTTCCATGCCGAGGCGGCCGATCGCCTCTACGCGCGCCATGACATGCCCGGCACACTGCGGTGCGTGGAGGCGGCGCTGGCGTGCGCGGCCGAGGGCCCGGTGCGGGTCCGACTGCTCGCGCTCCGGGCCATGGCCATCGCCTGGGTCGAGGGGTTCGCGGTGATGTTCGATCTGGGCCTGCCCGTGCTGCCGCAACTCGAGCCCGGGGACGCCATGTGGTGCAAGTTGATGGGGTTGCTCATCTGTGGAGGCGGCCTGCTGGGGCGCCATGAGGAGATGGTCAGGCTCGGTCAGCTCCTGCTGCGCACCACGCCCGAGCCCGGCGTGAAGGCGGCCTACATCGAGGCGCTCGCGCAGCAGTGCTGTGCGGCCGCCTGGGTGGGTGATCGCGAGCAGGCCACCCTGCTGCTCGAGCGTATGGCCGAGGTGGGCACCCAGCAGTTGGAGCGGGAGCCCGTCACACGGGGGTGGTTGGGGCTGGCCCAGAATTTCGTCCACTACGCCCTCGAGGGCAGATTCTGGCGGGCCTTCGTGTCCGCCCAACAGAGCACGAGCTCCTTCCTGGAGGCGGGCTCGGAGAGTGGCTCGCACACGCCGCGCTCCCTGGGGGGACAGGCGCTCGCGGCGCTGGGAGATCTGCCGGGTGCCGAGGAGCAGCTGCGCGCGTGCCTGGGCAGCGCCCGGGAAGAAGGGCAGTCACTCAGCCTCTCCGTGGTGCGCACGCACCTGTCCACGACGCTGTCCCATGGCCCCACCCCTGCTCATTGGGAGGATGCGGTGACGCTGGCTCGCGAGGAGATGGCGGGGGTCAGTCCATTGCTGCACGCGGGGTGGGTGCAGGCCGCGCTGGCGCGGGTGGCCGTCCACCGCGGGGAGTGGGCCGAAGCGGAGGCCCAGGCGCGTGGAGCCTGCGAGGTGCTGGCCCCCTACCCTCCCTACCGGCTCTTCGCCCGTGCCCTGCTCGCCACCTCGTTGCTCTCCCAGGGGCGCA
- a CDS encoding glutathione S-transferase N-terminal domain-containing protein, with product MSDLSAYPITRKWPASHPDRIQLYSLPTPNGVKASIMLEETGLPYEPHLVSFETNDQMSPEFLSLNPNNKIPAIIDPDGPGGSPLALFESGAILIYLAEKSGKCMPDDPAARYETIQWLMFQMGGIGPMFGQLGFFHKFAGKEYEDKRPRDRYAAESRRLLGVLNQRLEGRQWVMGDDYTIADIAILPWVRNLLGFYGAGDLVGIQDFPNVTRAVDAFVARPAVARGLEIPRRNPQPA from the coding sequence ATGAGCGATCTTTCAGCCTATCCCATCACCAGAAAATGGCCGGCCAGCCATCCCGACCGGATCCAGCTTTATTCGTTGCCGACACCGAACGGGGTGAAGGCATCCATCATGCTCGAAGAGACCGGACTGCCGTACGAACCGCACCTGGTCAGTTTCGAGACCAATGACCAGATGTCGCCGGAGTTCCTGTCCCTGAACCCGAACAACAAGATCCCCGCCATCATCGACCCCGACGGTCCCGGAGGCAGTCCGCTGGCGCTGTTCGAGTCCGGCGCCATCCTGATCTACCTGGCGGAGAAGAGCGGCAAATGCATGCCGGACGATCCCGCGGCCCGCTACGAAACCATACAGTGGCTGATGTTCCAGATGGGCGGCATCGGGCCGATGTTCGGCCAGCTCGGCTTCTTCCATAAATTCGCTGGCAAGGAATATGAAGACAAGCGTCCGCGCGACCGCTATGCGGCGGAATCGCGCCGCCTGCTCGGCGTGCTGAACCAGCGGCTGGAAGGACGGCAGTGGGTGATGGGCGACGACTATACGATCGCGGATATCGCGATTCTGCCCTGGGTACGCAACCTGCTCGGATTCTATGGCGCCGGCGATCTGGTCGGCATCCAGGACTTCCCCAACGTCACGCGCGCGGTCGACGCCTTCGTGGCGCGGCCGGCGGTGGCGCGAGGACTGGAGATTCCGCGACGCAATCCGCAACCGGCTTAG
- a CDS encoding NADP-dependent oxidoreductase: MASSIPDKMKAAALDTFGGPEVLGIKSISVPACGDDEILIRVAVAGIGVWDHLEREGEMKDMVPGGPRFPYVPGTDGAGEVIAVGKNVRDRKVGDTVYGTAFMSPKGGFYAEYVAVKAEHAAKVPKGLTVEEAAALGGDGVTAIQGLEDHLQLESGQKLLLFGASGGLGHLALQLARRMGAKVLAVASGEDGVELVRRLGADAVVDGKQGDLEKACRDFAPEGFDAALVLARGDAAEPLLRHVRKGGRIAYPNGVEPAPKGPEGVQTKAYDGLPNPKSLERINELIEAGPFHMEIGRVYALEEAAKAQQEVLKHHLGKFVMRIN; encoded by the coding sequence ATGGCATCGTCCATTCCCGACAAGATGAAGGCCGCGGCGCTCGACACCTTCGGCGGCCCAGAGGTGCTGGGTATCAAGTCCATCTCCGTGCCTGCCTGTGGCGACGACGAAATCCTCATCCGCGTCGCGGTGGCGGGGATCGGAGTCTGGGACCACCTGGAGCGCGAAGGCGAAATGAAGGACATGGTCCCCGGCGGGCCCCGCTTCCCGTACGTGCCCGGCACCGACGGAGCGGGGGAAGTCATCGCCGTAGGCAAGAACGTGAGGGACCGCAAGGTCGGCGACACCGTCTACGGCACCGCGTTCATGAGTCCCAAGGGAGGCTTCTACGCGGAGTACGTCGCGGTGAAGGCGGAGCATGCGGCGAAGGTGCCCAAGGGGCTGACGGTGGAAGAGGCCGCCGCGCTCGGGGGGGATGGTGTCACGGCCATCCAGGGCCTGGAGGACCATCTCCAGCTCGAGTCCGGGCAAAAGCTGCTGCTCTTCGGAGCCAGTGGAGGCCTGGGGCACCTCGCGCTGCAACTGGCCCGGAGGATGGGAGCGAAGGTGCTGGCGGTCGCCTCCGGCGAGGACGGCGTGGAGTTGGTCAGGAGGCTGGGCGCTGACGCGGTGGTGGACGGCAAACAGGGAGACCTGGAGAAGGCCTGCCGCGACTTCGCGCCGGAAGGCTTCGACGCCGCGCTGGTGCTGGCGAGGGGTGACGCCGCCGAGCCCCTGCTCCGCCACGTCCGCAAGGGAGGGCGCATCGCGTACCCGAACGGCGTGGAGCCCGCGCCGAAAGGGCCCGAAGGGGTTCAGACGAAGGCCTACGACGGCCTCCCCAACCCCAAGTCCCTCGAGCGCATCAACGAGCTGATCGAAGCCGGCCCCTTCCATATGGAGATTGGCCGCGTCTACGCGCTGGAGGAGGCGGCGAAGGCGCAGCAGGAGGTGCTCAAGCATCACCTGGGCAAGTTCGTGATGCGAATCAACTGA
- a CDS encoding SMI1/KNR4 family protein — protein MATSMSRLLEEVSRDHFPYSPATSEEIEEFERRVGWRLDADLRAFYLHCNGAELIDRLPDAPYRILPLSQVVRARVAIFGKKNDDDAHGPASMWAICDVQDGNYVLVDVAREENDRYPLTDGYHEAWPNPKYCGPVASSFSEFLEQVLRTRRGLYWLGE, from the coding sequence ATGGCCACGTCCATGAGCCGCTTGCTCGAAGAGGTCTCCCGCGACCACTTCCCGTATTCCCCCGCCACGTCCGAGGAGATCGAGGAGTTCGAGCGGCGGGTGGGCTGGCGGTTGGACGCGGATCTGCGGGCTTTCTACCTGCACTGCAACGGGGCGGAGCTGATTGATCGGTTGCCGGATGCCCCCTACCGCATCCTCCCACTGTCACAGGTTGTCCGGGCGCGAGTGGCCATCTTCGGGAAGAAGAACGACGATGACGCGCATGGGCCCGCGTCGATGTGGGCCATCTGCGACGTCCAGGACGGCAACTACGTACTGGTGGACGTGGCCCGTGAGGAGAACGACCGCTACCCCCTGACGGACGGCTATCACGAGGCATGGCCCAACCCGAAATACTGCGGGCCAGTCGCTAGCTCTTTCTCGGAGTTCTTGGAGCAGGTGCTGCGCACCCGGCGCGGCCTCTACTGGTTGGGGGAATGA
- a CDS encoding tyrosine-type recombinase/integrase — MERKPFSFEKYPLAIKGACTVAGIPPFTQGRFRHSVATWAIEKRADPASVAAFLNHKSPVTTRRFYATRAVPAKIPTPA, encoded by the coding sequence GTGGAGCGGAAGCCGTTCAGCTTCGAGAAATACCCCCTGGCCATCAAGGGAGCCTGCACGGTGGCCGGCATCCCGCCCTTCACCCAGGGACGGTTCCGGCACTCGGTCGCCACATGGGCCATCGAGAAGAGGGCGGACCCGGCCTCGGTGGCGGCCTTCCTCAACCACAAGAGCCCGGTTACCACACGGCGCTTCTACGCGACACGCGCCGTCCCGGCGAAGATTCCCACCCCTGCTTAG
- a CDS encoding addiction module protein, protein MAERIQQIAELWDGEAAPPEQVETAPEQLAELERRLAELDADPEGGESWDVVKTRILESL, encoded by the coding sequence ATGGCAGAGCGCATCCAGCAGATTGCGGAGTTGTGGGACGGCGAGGCTGCCCCTCCCGAGCAGGTGGAGACCGCGCCGGAGCAGCTCGCCGAACTCGAGAGACGGCTGGCCGAGTTGGATGCGGACCCTGAGGGGGGAGAGTCCTGGGACGTGGTCAAGACGCGCATTCTCGAGTCGCTGTGA
- a CDS encoding RsmB/NOP family class I SAM-dependent RNA methyltransferase: protein MALEGLASLVTASLSQVLSGQPVERVLDRTLRAHRHLSRDQRQVLAEALFNVSLWRRRLGFHLGTPEDAPGSSLLYAFLHLLAGLPSDVAARLAEVGTPPPLVPDAPPSLALRCSLPDWLADHFAREWGPAAEDFCSHLNVPGPITLRVNRLRTDRDSLQSRLRSEGVETRPGLLSPLALHVVGPRPNLYGLASLREGLFEVQDEGSQVLGLLVEPRPGETVLDLCAGAGGKTLQLGAAMENQGRLLAYDPDAGRLDRLLQRCARAGLSNVHLLRAPPEGLLVDRVLVDAPCSELGPLRRGPDLRFRLAPSSLSELPRVQREILARARPLVRQGGRLVYATCTVNRAENEDLVLAFLRDAPEFRLVPAEGSGALPDSCARDGFWVCAPHLHGCDAFFAAVLERTAG from the coding sequence TTGGCCCTCGAAGGACTCGCCTCCCTCGTCACCGCCTCCCTCTCCCAGGTCCTCTCGGGCCAGCCCGTGGAACGGGTCCTCGACCGCACCCTCCGCGCCCATCGCCACCTCTCCCGGGACCAGCGCCAGGTCCTCGCCGAGGCCCTCTTCAACGTCTCCCTGTGGCGGCGCCGGCTCGGCTTCCACCTCGGGACCCCGGAGGACGCCCCCGGCTCCTCCCTCCTCTACGCATTCCTCCACCTGCTCGCGGGCCTTCCGTCCGATGTGGCCGCCCGGCTCGCCGAGGTCGGCACGCCGCCCCCCCTCGTCCCGGACGCGCCTCCGTCCCTCGCCCTGCGCTGCTCCCTCCCCGACTGGCTCGCCGACCACTTCGCCCGGGAGTGGGGCCCCGCCGCCGAGGACTTCTGCTCCCACCTCAATGTCCCCGGCCCCATTACCCTCCGGGTCAACCGCCTGCGCACCGACCGCGACTCCCTCCAGTCCCGGCTGCGCTCCGAGGGTGTCGAGACCCGGCCCGGCCTCCTCAGCCCCCTGGCGCTCCACGTCGTCGGCCCTCGGCCCAACCTCTATGGACTCGCCTCCCTGCGCGAGGGCCTCTTCGAGGTGCAGGACGAGGGCAGTCAGGTCCTGGGGCTGCTCGTCGAGCCCCGCCCCGGGGAGACCGTGCTCGACCTGTGCGCGGGGGCAGGGGGGAAGACGCTCCAGCTCGGCGCCGCCATGGAGAACCAGGGCCGACTGCTGGCGTATGACCCGGATGCCGGGCGGCTCGACCGCCTCCTGCAGCGCTGTGCCCGGGCGGGTCTCTCCAACGTCCACCTGCTGCGCGCTCCCCCCGAGGGACTGCTCGTGGACCGGGTATTGGTGGATGCCCCGTGCTCGGAGCTGGGCCCCCTGCGGCGCGGACCGGACCTGCGCTTCCGTCTCGCTCCCTCCTCCCTGTCCGAGCTGCCCCGGGTCCAGCGGGAGATCCTCGCTCGGGCCCGCCCGCTCGTGCGCCAGGGGGGCCGTCTCGTCTACGCGACCTGTACCGTCAACCGTGCGGAGAACGAGGACCTGGTGCTCGCTTTCCTGCGGGACGCCCCCGAGTTCCGGCTCGTGCCGGCGGAGGGCTCCGGCGCGCTGCCCGACTCGTGCGCCCGGGACGGCTTCTGGGTCTGCGCGCCGCACCTGCACGGCTGCGATGCCTTCTTCGCGGCCGTATTGGAGCGGACGGCGGGGTGA
- a CDS encoding S66 peptidase family protein: MRWLKPLPLRPRDKVQIVASAGPFDVPAFEKGLEVVGQRYTPTYRPDLYDAWRYLAGSDARRAEELSGALSDTSSRAIFCARGGYGSMRLLPSLSLKDLAPSALVGFSDMTSLHAVLQAAGRVSIHGPVVTHLGIQPPAVQDYLFRLLESPEPPPPLRGTSFYVPGVVEGPLLGGNLSVFSRLLGTPYLPPLDGAILLLEDVGEKPYRLDRMWTHLRLAGVFERVRGIVLGQFTDCENKDGPYSSADVLRSLAEETGLPCAAGFPIGHDTPNYPVALGTHVRLDAGAALITFLEGAVQA, translated from the coding sequence GTGCGTTGGCTCAAACCCCTTCCCCTGCGTCCTCGCGACAAAGTCCAGATCGTCGCCTCCGCCGGCCCCTTCGACGTCCCGGCCTTCGAGAAGGGCCTGGAGGTGGTCGGACAGCGCTATACGCCCACCTATCGGCCGGATCTCTATGACGCCTGGCGTTACCTCGCCGGGAGCGATGCCCGCCGGGCCGAGGAGCTGTCCGGGGCGCTCTCCGATACCTCGTCCCGCGCCATCTTCTGTGCCCGGGGTGGCTACGGCTCCATGCGTCTGTTGCCGTCGCTGTCCCTCAAGGACCTCGCCCCCTCCGCCCTGGTGGGCTTCTCCGACATGACGTCCCTGCACGCGGTGCTCCAGGCGGCGGGGCGCGTCTCCATCCACGGGCCCGTCGTCACCCACCTGGGGATCCAGCCCCCCGCCGTCCAGGACTACCTCTTCCGTCTCCTCGAGTCCCCCGAGCCTCCTCCGCCCCTCCGGGGCACGAGCTTCTATGTGCCGGGCGTCGTCGAGGGGCCGCTGCTCGGGGGCAACCTCTCCGTCTTCTCGCGGCTGCTGGGCACGCCCTACCTGCCGCCGCTCGACGGTGCCATCCTCCTGCTCGAGGACGTGGGCGAGAAGCCCTACCGGCTCGACCGGATGTGGACGCACTTGAGGCTCGCGGGCGTCTTCGAGCGCGTGCGCGGCATCGTGCTCGGCCAGTTCACCGACTGCGAGAACAAGGACGGGCCCTACAGCTCCGCGGATGTCCTGCGCTCGCTCGCCGAGGAGACGGGACTGCCGTGCGCGGCAGGCTTCCCCATCGGCCACGACACGCCCAACTATCCCGTCGCCCTGGGCACCCACGTGCGCCTGGATGCCGGCGCCGCCCTGATCACCTTCCTCGAGGGCGCGGTCCAGGCATGA
- a CDS encoding serine hydrolase domain-containing protein, protein MSSHPIAQLQQVLDEAVTLGIFPSAQAVVLHRGVQVFGGVAGPVTGDTRFDLASLTKVLSTTALFLRLWTEGKVGPETPVARFFPGSPVGDAGATVADLLYHRSGLPPFVPFFAEALSSTPELLDPACPSATRARVRDEVLQAAARTPLAAPWRTRTAYSDVGFILLGEILARVGGAPLDILFSRHVAGPLGLGARFHRLTDFPTNGLVAPTGATRPREPAPGQETMWGELPSRPAVLGEVDDDNAWVMDGVSGHAGLFGTAVDVARFGQAILAGCAGDAAIAPGPLWFRALATDPLLPGSTRSMGFDSPSEGLSSAGHFIGDTPPGAVGHLGFTGTSLWVDLRRSLVVALVTNRVAHGRKEVRIRDFRPVFHDLVVDSLGLDDLTPKAHG, encoded by the coding sequence ATGAGCTCGCACCCCATCGCCCAGCTCCAGCAGGTGCTCGACGAGGCCGTCACGCTCGGCATCTTCCCGTCCGCCCAGGCCGTGGTGTTGCACCGGGGCGTCCAGGTCTTCGGTGGGGTGGCGGGGCCCGTCACTGGCGACACGCGCTTCGATCTGGCCTCCCTCACCAAGGTGCTCAGCACCACGGCGCTCTTCCTGCGCCTGTGGACCGAGGGCAAGGTGGGCCCCGAGACGCCCGTGGCGCGCTTCTTCCCCGGCTCGCCCGTGGGGGACGCCGGCGCCACCGTGGCCGATCTGCTCTACCACCGCTCGGGGCTGCCCCCCTTCGTGCCCTTCTTCGCCGAGGCGCTCTCCTCCACCCCCGAGCTGTTGGACCCCGCCTGTCCCTCCGCCACGCGCGCCCGGGTCCGGGACGAGGTCCTCCAGGCCGCCGCGCGCACGCCGCTCGCGGCCCCGTGGCGCACCCGCACCGCCTACAGCGACGTGGGCTTCATCCTCCTCGGTGAGATCCTCGCCCGGGTGGGGGGCGCGCCGCTGGACATCCTCTTCTCTCGCCATGTCGCCGGGCCGCTCGGGCTCGGCGCGCGCTTCCACCGGCTCACGGACTTCCCCACCAATGGTCTCGTCGCGCCCACGGGTGCCACCCGTCCGCGCGAGCCCGCTCCCGGTCAGGAGACGATGTGGGGCGAGCTTCCATCCCGGCCCGCCGTCCTCGGCGAGGTGGATGACGACAACGCCTGGGTGATGGACGGCGTGAGCGGTCATGCGGGCCTCTTCGGCACCGCGGTGGACGTGGCGCGCTTCGGCCAGGCCATCCTCGCCGGGTGCGCGGGGGACGCGGCGATCGCCCCCGGGCCGCTCTGGTTCCGCGCGCTCGCCACGGATCCACTCCTGCCGGGCAGCACGCGCTCCATGGGCTTCGACTCCCCCTCCGAGGGCCTGTCCAGCGCGGGCCACTTCATCGGCGACACGCCTCCGGGCGCGGTGGGGCACCTGGGCTTCACCGGCACCAGTCTCTGGGTGGACCTGCGCCGCTCGCTCGTGGTGGCGCTCGTCACCAACCGCGTAGCGCATGGCCGCAAGGAAGTGCGCATCCGCGACTTCCGCCCCGTTTTTCATGACCTCGTCGTGGATTCCCTCGGGCTCGACGACCTCACCCCGAAAGCACATGGCTGA